In Vibrio cidicii, the DNA window GCGAATTTTCCTGTCAAGGTTACCACTCCTCATGCAGTGAATGTAGATGGTTGTGCACAATTTACGGTGCACATCGAGACGGCGCCCTCGGCAAAACGATACTCATCGTTGTGCAGACATAAAATTTCCGGCAGGGCGTCAAATTGGCAGTAGCGGCTTAAGGTGCTTTTGAGCGTTAAGGCGAGATCAGGGTGCAGGATCAAGCTACCACTTAAGACCAGCAGCTTAGGTTGGAAGCGAAACACCGCATCGGAGAGCGATCTGGCGAGCTGATCGACCCAGATGCGATAAATGCGCGTTGACCAAGCGTGGTTGTCATCGACCCCGAAGACGATGTCGCGCGCGGTGCGATGTTGCAAAGAGAGTTGATGATATTGGCGCTCAATCCCCTTGCGTGACAAATATTGACGAATGCACTCATCACTGCCGCAGTTGCAAAGTGGTGTCAGCCCGTCAATTAAGCTTTGATACCCTTTGAGCGGTTTGTGCGCCCAGCCTAAATCGAGCACGTGGCGATACGGTTTCGCGTCGACAAAGTTGATCGGTAACGTACAGCTCGCAGCCGTCATCCAATACCGCGCTTAAAACGTTGCCTTGCGGCAGGCTTGGAATTTGCGCTAAGGCGATCACCGCTGGATTAAACAACTGGCAGGGCACCGAGAGATGCGTTGTCAGCCAATCGGTCAATACCTCTTTGGCATTGGAGAGTGCGCCTTGCCAGCAATCGGGCATAAGATTGATACCGACAAGTGTCAGTGGGCCAAACATGCGCTGCATGCTCAGTGCCACGCTGGTGATGACTTCAGCGGTTTGTTGCGCGCTGAGTGGCGTTTTGAGCTGATTGCGATAACGGGGCTGCCCATCGTTATCGATGAGCACCCCCCAGATCCATTCTGAATCGACAGAAAGACCCAGCTTCATAGCACTTCCGCAGTGGTGAGATCACGCAGCTCAAAGCCAAACTCGGGCAAAGCAAGCTCAGCGCCGTTGACAAGACAGCGCGCTTCACTGTCGCTGTTGTTGAGCACCACTTGCAGTGCGCCTTTGCGAAAAGCCACCACGTGTGGATGCTCCACCTCGATCCACTCTAAGTAAGGCTGGTTGCACTCTGGGTAGGCTTGGCGAAGTCGAATCAGCTTTTGCATAAAGGCTTTGAATTCGAGATCTTGCTGCTGCTCATCCCAAATCATGCATTTGCGGTTTAGCTCAAGGCCCATGCCTTTTTGCCCGTCCATGCCCACTTCGCCGCCGTAGTAGATACACGGAGAGCCCACTTGGGTGAACATAAATAGATACGCCAGTTTCGCTTTGCGCTTGTCGTTGCCACACAGGCTCAAAAGGCGCGTGGTGTCGTGGCTTTCCAGCAGATTAAACATCGCCTCATTGACGTTGCGCGGGTAAGCAAGGTAAGAGCGCGTGACCGCATTGATGAAGCTGGTTTTGTCGTCGTTGCCAAGGGCAAAGAAGTCGGTGATCGCCTGTGTCAGCGGATAGTTCATCAGCGAGTCGTATTGATCGCCGCGCAGCCACGGCATGCCTTCGTGCCAGATCTCGCCCAAAATGTAGCAATCGGGCTTGATGCCTTTGACCAAACGGCGGAAATCACGCCAGAACTCGTGGTCGACCTCGTTGGCTACGTCCAAACGCCAGCCGTCGATATCAAACTCTTGTACCCAATGGCGCGCTACATCCAACAGGTAGGCGCGGCACTCTGGGTTTTCAGTGTTGAGTTTGGGCATTTCTGCCACATTGCCGAACGTTTCGTAATTGAGGTTGCTAAAATCCCACTCCGATTTGGGCTTGTCTGGATAAACCGGAAATTGCTTGATCCAGAACCAATCGGCGTAGCGAGACTCGGCGCCTTTTTCCACCACATCCAACCACAGCGGGGATTGATGGCCGATGTGGTTGAATACCGCGTCTAACATTACCTTCATGCCACGGCGGTGCGCTTCTTGAACCAAAGCACGGAATGCTTCGTTGCCGCCAAAATGCGGGTCGACGTTGTAGTAATCGACCGTGTCGTATTTGTGGTTGGCATTGGCGGTGAAAATCGGACAGAAATAGAGGCCATTGACCCCGAGTTTCTTGCAAGTAATCGAGTTTTTCAATCACGCCCCACAGATCGCCGCCCATGAAGTTGTCGCTGGTGGGCGTGCTGCCCCACGGCTGCACATTGGCAGGCGAGATCTCCGCACGGCCGTTGTAAAAACGCTCCGGGAAAATCTGATACCAGATGGTGCTGCGTACCCACGGTGGGGTTTTCAACACATCTTTAGGGTTGATGTAGGGAAAGCAGAAAAAATTGCTTAAGTTGCTCAGTTCAATTTCGGCTGTGCGCTCGTCTTGAATGTCCACACAACGTTTTTCGCCAAACAGCAGTTTCTCGCCCGTTTTGCCATGCAAAATAAAGCCGTAGCGGGTGCGTTTTTTCGGTGGCACGAATGGGGCGAACCAGTGATCATGATGTTCGCTTTGTCCTTCCAACTGCATCGGCACTTCAGTCCCGCCGGTCCAGCCGTGCGCGTCGCTGCCGCCTAAATTTCCGCCGTCTAGGCCGCCTTCGGCCCAGGTGTAAGGGTCACCGATCCACAGGGTCACGCGGTCAACTTCGCCTTTGGCACTGCGAAAGCGAATGTGCAAAGTGTCGTTGTCGTAGGCGTAACTGTCCGCACTTTTCGCCAAGTGAGTTAATGAGCTTCTAGTAATCATAAAGGTTCCTGATATTTATTCTTTTACTGCGCCACTGACTAAGCCAGTTGTGATGTGTTTTTGTGTGGCGACAAACAGCAAGGTGATCGGTACGGCGACCAGTAACGAGCCCGCAGCAAACAGGGTGAAGTTTTCCGCTGAGTTGGAGGTGATCCAACTGAAGATGCCGATGGCTAACGTCATCTTCTCTTCGCTGCGTAAAATCAGCGTCGGCAGGATGAAATCCATCCAAGGGCCGGTAAAAGAGACCAAGGCGACAAACACTAAGATCGGTTTGGCGAGTGGCAAAATGATCTCAAGGAAGATGGTCATGTGTCCGGCGCCGTCGATTTTCGCCGCTTCATCCAGCGAGGTGGGAATGGCGTCAAAGTAGCCTTTCACCAGCCAAGTCATAAACGGCAGAGAGCCTGTCACGTAGACAAACAGCAAGCCGATGTAGGTATCAATCAAGCCCATTTTTGACAGCAGAATGTATATCGCCGTCATCGAGAGAAAGGCCGGAAACATCTGCAACACCAAAATGCTCATCAACACGTTACGTTTGCCCTGAAAGCGGTAGCGCGAGAACACAAACGCTGTCATGGTGACAATCACCAGCGAGATCAGCATGTTAGCCGTGGCGAGCAAAAAGGTGTTTTTGTACCACTCCAAATACGGGGTATCGGTAAACAGCGCTTTGTAATGGTCGAGGGTAAAAGCGAACTCGCCGAACGAGGAGCTGAACAGGTTGTTGCCCGGTTTAAACGAAGCCAGCACTGTCCACAGTACCGGACCAAGCACCAGGATGGCGTTGACGGCGAGGAACAAATAGACGATTACGGTCCCCAGCTTTTCTAATACACGACTCATAGTTACATCCCCACATCGTCTTTAAAGGATTTCATGCGGCGGAATTGCCAGATAGCAATCACCGACAGGAATAAGAAGATCACAATCGAAATCACTGAAGCGATTTGGTACTGCTGGAAGTCGAGCGTCAGTTTGTAAATCCAAGTGATCAAAATGTCGGTATGACCTGCAAAACGGTATTCTGGATTAATTGGCCCGCCTTCGGTGAGCAAGAAAATCGCACCGAAGTTGTTGAAGTTGTGGGCAAAGGTCATCACTAACGACGGTGCGACTTGATGCAACACCATCGGTAGGGTGATTTCGCGAAATTGCTGGAACTTGCTGGCGCCGTCGACTTCACTCGCTTCATACAGATCGCGTGGAATATTGGTCAACGCGCCGGAAATCAGCAGCATAAAGTAAGGCGCGCCGACCCAAACACTCACCGCAATCACGGTCAGCTTGGCTAAGTGTGGATCCGAGAGAAAAGCGACCGACTCAAAGCCCCAAGCATTGAGTGTGGCATTGACCGGGCCAATACCGTTGAGTAGCAGGCGGAACATCAGCAGCGTCACGAAACGCAGGAATGGCATAGGGCAAAATAAACACAAAACGCCATAGCTTTTTCGCTTTGATGTTGCGATTTTCCAGCGCCAGCGCAAGGATAAAACCAAAACCGCAAGTGCAAATGGTCGCAGCAATTGCCCAGATGACCGTCCAAGTGGCGACACCGACGAAGGTGCTCGACCAGATTCTCAGCTCAAACAGAGTGAGAAAGTTTTTAAAACCGACCCAATCGACCAGATTTTTCGGTGGGATATGGTGCGGCGCTGAGTAGTTGGTGAACGAGACCAACACGGTGATCGCAATCGGCATGATGATGAAAGCGATGCTGGCGATAAACGCCGGTGACAACACGATAAAAGCGAATTTGTCGTCGTAGATGGCTTTAAGTTGCTGGCGCACGCTCAAACGGCATGGCTGACACTCTTGCGCCTGACGTACGTTAACCACGTAGGCGGCAATTGCTAAGAAAAGAAACAGCAGGGCAATGACCCCTTCCACCAACATAAAGATGGAGTTGTCCCCTTGAATCACTTTAAACCCTTGGCGAGTTTGCGCCACGTCCCCCAGTGATACTAAGCCCTTGAGTGCGGCCGCTAAATCCGGCAAGTAGAGTAGAAACAGGCATTGGATGGCGAGGAAAACCCCGCCAGTCACCCAATGTTTGTGCGCCAGTTGTGTTGAGCCCATGAGAATCCACGAGGTCGACACTTTCGGTGCTTTGATGGTTTGCGACAACAACATAACTACTCCTGAAACGCGATCTGCTCTTCAATGATCGCTTTAGCGTGATCAAGTACCTGCTTGGGCGTTTGATCGTTGACCCACATCGCGGTGATGGCACTGGCCATCGGTGACCACAGGTAGCCCATTTCCGGAATCGATGGCATTGCGTCAGAGTAGAAGCCTTGCGCGATGATCGCGTAGGTCGCTTCATCTGCATCGACAATGATTTTCTCCATCAGACTCTCTACCGGCGGGATGGATTTGGTCATCTGATAGCGCTTCATCAGCATTTTGTCCGAACTGAGGTAGTCGGCAAACAGCTGCGCTGCTTTCGGGTACTCACTGTACGAGGATACGACCGCCAGGCGTACGGTTGAAAAGGTACGCGGCTGTTTGCCTTCAAAGGTTGGGATGGGCACGACGCCATAATTGACGCCACTGTTGTCATAGCCTTGAATTGCCCATGGACCATCGATAATCGCGGCGACTTTGCCCTCACCAAACAGGCCACGACGCACCTGCGGATTGCGCATGTCGACCGGGTTGGAGTTGTTCGCGGCTTTGAGCGTTTTCATCGCGCTCATGCCCTGCTGCGCCAGTGGCGAGTTGATGCCGAGATCTTTGGCATCGGTGCCGCCTTTGCCAAACTCGTAGGCACCGTACAGGGTTAAGAACATGCGTGATTCATAGTAGTTCTGAATATCCCACAGTAGCGCGTATTTGTTCTCTTTGGCGTTGTTAAACCCTTTGCCAAAATCGATGATCTCTTCAAAGGTTTTTGGCGCAGTTGGCAGCAGATCTTTGTTGTAAAACAGCGCTAACGTGGCGTAGCTTACCGGGAAGCCATAGCTGGTGCCCGCGTATTTGGCCGCAGAGGTGGCGTTGGGTAAGAAGGTCGATTGAATGCGATCGGCAGATACGAGGTTTTCCATCGCACCACCCGCGACCACTAAACGGCCGAGCAGATCGTGTTCAATTTCGGCGATGTCGGCGACGCGAGCGGAACCACCATCCTGAATCATACGTGACGCAGCATCAATCGGGGCTAAACCACGAAATGAAAACTTCACCTTGTAACCAAAATCTTGGTTAAACGACTCTGCCGCGTACTTCATGTAGTCCAGCGTGGTGGTGTCGGTCCAGATCAACAGATCTGAGCCGGGTTCCGGCTGAATATCTTGAGCATAAGTAACTGCGGGCAGACTAACGAACGTAGCGAGTAGCGCTGCTTTTATCCATGTCTTTTTCATCGTGATAGCTCTATAGTAGTTCATAATATACTACTAGGTTAAATCCGCCTTCTTTTAAGTCAACTACTATCCATCGAACTTTGAGTTCAAGTGTGATGTGCATCAATAAATACTGATGAAGACTAAGCCCAGGGGTGCTTTGATAGTCTCGGGTTAGATGGGTTTTGGTCTGAGCAAAAAGCGCTCACAAGTTGGCTGTATTCTCAGCTGTTAAATCTAAAATTGTGATCAGTGTCATTCAAATGAGGCGGTGAGAGTGATGAGAGTCTCATTTGAAGAAAAGGGGAGAGGAAAAACAAATCAACATGCAGAAGAATATATAGGCGTTCACAGTGAACTACTAAATATTCAACTTAACTCTACCGACGATTTACAACCAAGTGGTTGATAAGGACCTATCGTGAAAAGAACGTTAATTTCCGTCTCCGTAGCGGCGGCGCTTGCTCTCTCTTTCCCTACTCTTGCCGCCAGTGAGCGTGGCATGGACTCTGACACCGGTTTCCTTGACGAAGCGATGCAGTTTGGCGGCCATGTGGGCACCTCTCTTGAATACGAAGATAAGGTGACCGATGGCTTCAACGGCAACAAGAAAAAGGAAAAAACCACCACCCATGAAGTGTTTGGCGTCTACTACAACAACGCCCGCTGGAACCTTAGCGCGCTCTATGGCTTAAAACTCGAAAATCGTCAGCAGCGTGAACCGGGGTATAGCGAAACTGAAGAAGGTGTTAAGCAGCTTTTCTCCCTCAATAAGGGCTTTGATCTCGGTAATGGTTGGGCTACTGGTGCTATTTATGAGCTGGAGTACACCCGTAGCAAACGTTTTTCAGCTTATGTGAGTGGCCTGCGTAAAGAGGTTGCAGAGCACAGTTTCCGACCTTATTTGACCTACTTTAGCAATGAGCATAACTGGGGTTTCTACTCCAACCTCGAATATCTCTACAGCAAAGAAGAGCGAGGTGTCGAAGGTGATCGCACCGAAGATGGTTACAGCTTGCTGTTTAAACCTTATAAGCGCTTTGGCAACTGGGAGTTAGGCGTCGAGCTTTACTACCAAATCAAAGACAATGAAGATCGCCAAGCCAACGGCACTATCAATGAAATCAGTGATTTCAATGAAAAATACATCGAACCGATTGTGCAATATAGCTTCGACGATGCGGGTGTACTTTATGCACGTGTTCGCGTTGGTGAAAACGAAACTAACAATGCAGCCAACAGCGGCGATAAATCGGATTACTTCAAAGACATTCGTAAAGCGACCTTGGGCTATGAACAGGCGGTGGGCGATAACTGGTTGCTAAAAGGCGAATATGAGTACGCGAACGAAGTAGAAGAAAAAAGTATCATGACGCAGTGGGATAAGAAAGACGAGAGTGAGCTCAAACAGCACACCGTTTATCTTCAAGCTTTATACCGTTTCTAACCGAGTTAAGGGGTCAACATGCTGAGTGTTTCAGAAATTGCGCAAAGTTTATCGGGTCGAGTGGAGGGGGATACCTCGCTGGTGGTGGACACCATACGTCCAGTGGTCAGTGATATCCGTGGCGGCCTTGCCGTGGTCTTTGCCCGCTCGGATCTTAAACAGCTTTCTGAAACCTCAGCCGATGTGCTGGTCGGCCCGGCGGCGATTTTACAAAGCCCAGCCAAAGCACACATAGTGATTGACCACTTAGATGTGGAGAAAATCAATTCGCTGCTGCGCTTTTATAAAGTGCATAAATATCAGCTATTTGATCAAGGTAACACATCAACCATTGATGGGGTATATATCGGCAAACATTGCCAGATAGGGCAGGGATGCCATTTTATGCCCGGCGTACGCATTATGAACGGCGTGACCATTGGTAACAACGTGGCGATTCACGCCAATACGGTGATCAAAGAGGGCACGGTGATCGGCAATAACGTCATCATCGACTCCAACAACTCGATTGGCAACTACAGCTTTGAGTACATGTCTGGCAAAGATGGCAGTTATCAGCGCGTGGAAAGTATTGGCCGCGTCATCATTGAAGATGACGTGGAGATCGGCTGTAACAACACCATCGATCGCGGCACACTGGGCGACACTGTGATTGGCAAAGGCAGCAAAATCGACAATCAAGTGCAAATTGGCCACGACTGCCGCATTGGTAAGCACTGTTTGATCATCTCTCAATGCGGTTTCGCCGGGCACACCGTGCTGGGCGATCACGTGGTGGTGCATGGCCAAGTCGGCACCGCCGGACACATTCACATCGGCAGCCATTCGGTGATCAAAGCCAAATCGGGGGTGAGCCACTCTTGCCCGCCGGGCAGTGATCTGTTTGGTTATCCGGCCAAAGAGTCTAAAGCCTATTACCGCAATCTTGCGGTGCTGAACAAACTGACTCAGCACTATGAGCAGTTGAAAAAATCGCCACCTGAGCAAAAGCGCTGGTTTGCCCGTCTGTTTGACAAGAAATCGGCCTAACAAGCGAACACAACCGACAACGCGGAGCAGGCAGTTCGGACTCCGCTGGATAGAAACGAGAACGAAATAATCAAGGATTTGTTATGAAACATACACTTCTGATTGCGGCGACCGCCACCGCGTTACTGGCAGGCTGTGCCAGCACCACCACTGAGCAGGCCCAGCCTGCCGCGACCAATGTCGACGCGCGCTTTTCTAACTGTAGCTTGCCGACGTTAGAAGATGATCGCGGGCCAATTCGCCCATCGCTGTTTGTGGTGGGTACTTTCCCAGAAGGTCAGTGGATTCATTTGGACAACCACAAAATGGGCTACAAAGGCGATGGTATCTATCAAGTGGTGGTGGACGAAAAAGCGGGCAACGTGAGCTTGCAATTTGCCACCATGAGCTGGACACCGCAGTTCACCGCCGCAGGAATGGAGATGACGGTTGGCCAAGTGAAAGAGCTGAAACGCGGCGGCTTTGCCAAAAATACCGTGGTGAATTTGCCTAAAGATGGCAAATACGTCTGGACCATTCAGATCGCTGCGGACAAAAAACCGCTGCTGGCAATGGTCACTGAGTGTCAGTAACAAAGTCATCGAGTTGGCAGCCGAAGATACGTTCGGCTGCCCGATTTACCCAGACAGATTGCCTGCCAGTCTGCCTCGGTAAATTGAGGACCAATTTTATACCCTTTTGGTAAGTGGAGAGATTCATGGCGACGGTTAGCTTACGTAAAGTAGAAAAAAAATATGAGAACGGTTTTAAAGCTGTCCATGGCATAGATCTGGATATTCGCGAAGGCGAATTTATGGTGTTTGTCGGGCCATCGGGCTGCGCAAAATCGACCACCTTGCGCATGATAGCGGGGCTGGAAAGCATCTCGGGCGGTGAGATCCGCATTGGCAACAAAGTGGTAAACGACTTGCCACCCAAAGATCGCGGCATCGCGATGGTGTTTCAAAACTACGCGCTCTACCCGCACAAAACCGTGTTTGACAACATGGCCTTTGGTTTGAAAATGCAAAAGCGGCCGAAAGATGAAATCAAGCGCCGCGTGGAAGAGGCGGCTGAAAAATTGGAGATCACCGATCTTTTGTATCGCAAGCCGAAGGAGATGTCTGGTGGTCAGCGCCAGCGCGTAGCGGTTGGGCGCGCGATTGTGCGTAAGCCAGATGTCTTCCTGTTTGACGAGCCGCTGTCCAACCTAGATGCCAAACTGCGCGTTTCGATGCGGGTGAAAATCGCCCAATTGCATCAATCGCTCAAAGAAGAGGGCAATCCTGCGACCATGATCTACGTGACGCACGATCAGACCGAAGCGCTCACGCTTGGCGATCGCATCTGCGTACTCAACCAAGGCAAGATCATGCAGGTTGATACCCCCGCCAACCTCTACAACTATCCGGCTAACAAATTTGTTGCAAGCTTTATCGGCTCTCCGGCGATGAACCTGATTGATACGGTGATCCGCGAGGAAAATGGCCAGCTCTATGTTGAAATTGGCAATGGCCTGCGCATGTTCATTCCGGTGGAAAAGCAGAAAGCGCTCAGCGAATACGTGGATAAACCGGTTTGCTTTGGCATTCGCCCAGAACACATTCGTGTTGCCGCGCCGGGTGACACCATTAACGCCGTCGAGGGCATTTTGACGGTGGTCGAAAACATGGGCAACGAGAAGTACCTCTACTTCAAAGTGGGAGGCAAGGAGCTGATCGCGCGTGTGAACGATCAAACCATCACTACTGCTGACATCGGCAAACCGATGCGCTTCAACCTCAATACCGCCTTCTGCCACATCTTCGATTTCTACAGTGAAAAGAATCTAACCAACAACCGGGAATAGTTCCCGGTTCATTTTCACAAACCACGGGGGATCTCCAATGAAAAAACGCACTATGCTTTGCAGTGCGCTGCTGGCGGCTATTGCCGCAAATGGACTGATGTTTAGCCCAACACTTTATGCTGCGACCAGCGCGCAGACGGAAAGTGGCACTTTTCTCGATTTTCGCAAAGAGACGATTTACTTTGTTTTTCTTGATCGTTTCAGCGATGGCGACGCAACTAACAACACGGGCCGCAATCCAGCAACTTACGATCCGAACAACTTGAAAAAGTATGTCGGCGGAGACCTTCGTGGCTTAATCAACAAACTGCCGTACTTGAAATCATTGGGCGTGACGGCCATTTGGATCACGCCGCCAGTGGACAACGCCGATAACCTGGATGCCAATGGTGGCGCGGGCTATCACGGTTACTGGGGACGAGATTTCTTCCGCGTCGATGAGCATTTTGGGACGCTAGACGATTTCAAAGAGCTGACCGCTAAAATGCACAGCGCAGAGTACAACATGAAGCTGGTGCTGGACTACGCGCCGAACCATTCCAACGGCAACGATGAAAACGAATACGGCGCGTTGTATCGTGATGGTCAGTTCATCACCGATTACAACAGCGATGTCGCGGCGGGCACCAATTGGTATCACCACAACGGTGGTGTGACCAACTGGAATGACTGGTATCAAGTGCGCAATTTCAACTTGTTCAACCTTTCGGACTTTAACCAGTCAGATGCCAATGTGTATCAATACCTGCTGGATGGCTCAAAATTCTGGATTGATGCCGGGGTGGATGCGATTCGTATCGATGCAATCAAACACATGGATAAATCCTTTATCCAACAGTGGACCACGGACATCTACAACTACAGCAAAACGCTGGGGCGCGATGGCTTCTACTTCTTCGGCGAATGGTTTGGTGCCAGCGCCAATACCACCACAGGCATTGATGGCTACGCGATTGACTACGCCAACACCTCAGGCTCAGCGCTGCTCGATTTCGGTTTTCGCGATACGTTAGAGCGCGTGTTGGCCGGCCGTGCAGGCAACAGCATGAAAACGCTGAACAATTATTTGGAAACACGTAAATCCGTCTTCAGCAGTGATGATTGGCAAGTGGTGTTTATGGACAACCACGACATGGCGCGTATCTCGACCGCGTTGCGCTCCAGTGCCTCGACGTTTGGCCCGGGCAACAACGAAGCCGGCGGCAATCAGAGCGAAGCGTTTGCCCAGCAGCGCGTTAATTTAGGCTTAGTGGCGACCATGACGGTGCGCGGTATTCCCGCGATCTACTACGGAACGGAGCACTACTCGGCGAACTTTACGCAAAACGCGTTTGGTCAAGTGGGCAGTGACCCATACAACCGTGAAAAGATGCCAAGCTTTAGCCAAGATACGCAAGCGTTTAAGATCATCCAAGCGCTGACTGAACTCCGCCAGAACAGCTTAGCGATTCAACGCGGCAG includes these proteins:
- the ugpC gene encoding sn-glycerol-3-phosphate ABC transporter ATP-binding protein UgpC; the protein is MATVSLRKVEKKYENGFKAVHGIDLDIREGEFMVFVGPSGCAKSTTLRMIAGLESISGGEIRIGNKVVNDLPPKDRGIAMVFQNYALYPHKTVFDNMAFGLKMQKRPKDEIKRRVEEAAEKLEITDLLYRKPKEMSGGQRQRVAVGRAIVRKPDVFLFDEPLSNLDAKLRVSMRVKIAQLHQSLKEEGNPATMIYVTHDQTEALTLGDRICVLNQGKIMQVDTPANLYNYPANKFVASFIGSPAMNLIDTVIREENGQLYVEIGNGLRMFIPVEKQKALSEYVDKPVCFGIRPEHIRVAAPGDTINAVEGILTVVENMGNEKYLYFKVGGKELIARVNDQTITTADIGKPMRFNLNTAFCHIFDFYSEKNLTNNRE
- a CDS encoding sugar ABC transporter permease, coding for MSRVLEKLGTVIVYLFLAVNAILVLGPVLWTVLASFKPGNNLFSSSFGEFAFTLDHYKALFTDTPYLEWYKNTFLLATANMLISLVIVTMTAFVFSRYRFQGKRNVLMSILVLQMFPAFLSMTAIYILLSKMGLIDTYIGLLFVYVTGSLPFMTWLVKGYFDAIPTSLDEAAKIDGAGHMTIFLEIILPLAKPILVFVALVSFTGPWMDFILPTLILRSEEKMTLAIGIFSWITSNSAENFTLFAAGSLLVAVPITLLFVATQKHITTGLVSGAVKE
- the lpxD gene encoding UDP-3-O-(3-hydroxymyristoyl)glucosamine N-acyltransferase codes for the protein MLSVSEIAQSLSGRVEGDTSLVVDTIRPVVSDIRGGLAVVFARSDLKQLSETSADVLVGPAAILQSPAKAHIVIDHLDVEKINSLLRFYKVHKYQLFDQGNTSTIDGVYIGKHCQIGQGCHFMPGVRIMNGVTIGNNVAIHANTVIKEGTVIGNNVIIDSNNSIGNYSFEYMSGKDGSYQRVESIGRVIIEDDVEIGCNNTIDRGTLGDTVIGKGSKIDNQVQIGHDCRIGKHCLIISQCGFAGHTVLGDHVVVHGQVGTAGHIHIGSHSVIKAKSGVSHSCPPGSDLFGYPAKESKAYYRNLAVLNKLTQHYEQLKKSPPEQKRWFARLFDKKSA
- a CDS encoding porin, which produces MKRTLISVSVAAALALSFPTLAASERGMDSDTGFLDEAMQFGGHVGTSLEYEDKVTDGFNGNKKKEKTTTHEVFGVYYNNARWNLSALYGLKLENRQQREPGYSETEEGVKQLFSLNKGFDLGNGWATGAIYELEYTRSKRFSAYVSGLRKEVAEHSFRPYLTYFSNEHNWGFYSNLEYLYSKEERGVEGDRTEDGYSLLFKPYKRFGNWELGVELYYQIKDNEDRQANGTINEISDFNEKYIEPIVQYSFDDAGVLYARVRVGENETNNAANSGDKSDYFKDIRKATLGYEQAVGDNWLLKGEYEYANEVEEKSIMTQWDKKDESELKQHTVYLQALYRF
- a CDS encoding alpha-amylase family glycosyl hydrolase, whose protein sequence is MKKRTMLCSALLAAIAANGLMFSPTLYAATSAQTESGTFLDFRKETIYFVFLDRFSDGDATNNTGRNPATYDPNNLKKYVGGDLRGLINKLPYLKSLGVTAIWITPPVDNADNLDANGGAGYHGYWGRDFFRVDEHFGTLDDFKELTAKMHSAEYNMKLVLDYAPNHSNGNDENEYGALYRDGQFITDYNSDVAAGTNWYHHNGGVTNWNDWYQVRNFNLFNLSDFNQSDANVYQYLLDGSKFWIDAGVDAIRIDAIKHMDKSFIQQWTTDIYNYSKTLGRDGFYFFGEWFGASANTTTGIDGYAIDYANTSGSALLDFGFRDTLERVLAGRAGNSMKTLNNYLETRKSVFSSDDWQVVFMDNHDMARISTALRSSASTFGPGNNEAGGNQSEAFAQQRVNLGLVATMTVRGIPAIYYGTEHYSANFTQNAFGQVGSDPYNREKMPSFSQDTQAFKIIQALTELRQNSLAIQRGSYTQRWVNDDVLVYERQEGDDVVTVALNRGPATSVTVSNLAMKDGSHTSLIGDDSVSVAGGQATFHLAQNQAVVLHATGSGSVDPTLKSVTFTCYNGYTNLGQSVYAVGSVAQLGNWAASGAVKLDPAQYPTWSATISVPAAQNIEWKCLKRDETNPALNVVWQSGANNQLSSSSSATQGAF
- a CDS encoding maltose ABC transporter substrate-binding protein, which codes for MKKTWIKAALLATFVSLPAVTYAQDIQPEPGSDLLIWTDTTTLDYMKYAAESFNQDFGYKVKFSFRGLAPIDAASRMIQDGGSARVADIAEIEHDLLGRLVVAGGAMENLVSADRIQSTFLPNATSAAKYAGTSYGFPVSYATLALFYNKDLLPTAPKTFEEIIDFGKGFNNAKENKYALLWDIQNYYESRMFLTLYGAYEFGKGGTDAKDLGINSPLAQQGMSAMKTLKAANNSNPVDMRNPQVRRGLFGEGKVAAIIDGPWAIQGYDNSGVNYGVVPIPTFEGKQPRTFSTVRLAVVSSYSEYPKAAQLFADYLSSDKMLMKRYQMTKSIPPVESLMEKIIVDADEATYAIIAQGFYSDAMPSIPEMGYLWSPMASAITAMWVNDQTPKQVLDHAKAIIEEQIAFQE